Proteins encoded by one window of Cyanobium sp. NS01:
- a CDS encoding AI-2E family transporter has protein sequence MLERLVLPPWLKIGLALPLLVLNLWVLRQLLLPLAPFPALFLTAALIAFLLDIPSRWLRQRGLPRSLAMVLVLGLAMGLLALALLWLVPRLIDQLAELIAALPGWLAQGEVWLDALEAWAQEQGIPTDFGNLSSELLTRFSKLASQLSQRLLGLLGATVGLTVNTVIVLVLAVFLLLGGESISAGLAQWLPAGVRSLVVDTLSRTFRGYFAGQVVLAMILSGLQIVVFTLLAIPYGVLFAVAIGFTTLVPYASALTIVLVSGLVALNDPRTGLEVLAVTIAVGQVVDQVIQPRLMGSIVGLQPAWLLICLPLGARLGSLMGLGELLGLLLAVPVASCAKTFLDVSLASRRTIPAEPLSP, from the coding sequence ATGCTCGAGCGTCTGGTCCTCCCCCCCTGGCTGAAGATCGGCCTGGCCCTGCCCCTGCTCGTGCTCAACCTATGGGTGCTGCGTCAGTTGCTGCTGCCGCTGGCGCCGTTCCCAGCCCTCTTCCTCACCGCCGCTCTCATCGCCTTCCTGCTGGATATCCCCAGCCGCTGGCTGCGCCAGCGGGGCCTGCCTCGCAGTCTGGCGATGGTGCTGGTGCTGGGGCTGGCGATGGGGTTACTGGCCCTGGCCCTGCTCTGGCTGGTGCCGCGCCTGATTGATCAGCTGGCCGAACTCATCGCAGCGCTGCCGGGTTGGCTGGCCCAGGGAGAGGTGTGGCTCGATGCGCTGGAGGCTTGGGCTCAGGAGCAGGGGATCCCCACGGATTTCGGCAACCTCAGCAGTGAACTCCTGACCCGCTTCAGCAAGCTGGCCAGCCAGCTGAGCCAGCGGCTGCTGGGTCTGCTCGGGGCGACCGTCGGTCTCACCGTGAATACGGTGATCGTGCTGGTGCTGGCGGTGTTTCTGTTGCTCGGCGGGGAGTCGATCAGCGCTGGCCTGGCCCAGTGGCTGCCGGCGGGTGTCCGATCCCTGGTGGTGGATACCCTGAGCCGCACGTTCCGGGGCTATTTCGCCGGGCAGGTGGTGCTGGCGATGATCCTGAGCGGCCTTCAGATCGTTGTGTTCACCCTGTTGGCCATTCCCTATGGGGTGCTCTTCGCCGTGGCGATCGGCTTCACTACCCTTGTGCCCTATGCCAGCGCCCTCACGATCGTGCTGGTGAGCGGCCTGGTGGCGCTCAACGACCCCCGCACCGGTCTGGAGGTGCTGGCGGTGACCATTGCCGTGGGCCAGGTGGTGGATCAGGTGATCCAGCCCCGTCTGATGGGCAGCATCGTGGGGCTGCAGCCCGCCTGGTTGCTGATCTGCCTGCCGTTAGGGGCCCGGCTGGGCAGCCTGATGGGCCTGGGGGAGCTGTTGGGTCTGCTCCTGGCCGTGCCGGTGGCGAGTTGCGCGAAGACGTTTCTGGATGTGAGCCTCGCGTCACGCCGGACCATTCCTGCGGAGCCGCTCAGCCCCTGA
- the cysC gene encoding adenylyl-sulfate kinase, translated as MAAAPAPNPAYGALTDQGKSTNIVWHHSTVTRESRAHQRGHRSAILWFTGLSGSGKSTLANAVNSALFEQGLACYVLDGDNIRHGLCTDLGFSDADRVENIRRIGEVAKLFLDAGVVVLTAFVSPFQADRERVRALVPAGDFIEIHCAADLSVCEERDTKGLYAKARAGVIKEFTGISSPYEAPESPELRVDTGRAELEGCVAQVLSFLDANGIIPAAS; from the coding sequence ATGGCCGCTGCTCCCGCTCCCAACCCCGCCTACGGCGCCCTCACTGACCAGGGCAAGTCGACCAACATCGTGTGGCACCACTCCACGGTGACCAGGGAGTCCAGGGCCCACCAGCGCGGCCACCGCAGTGCCATCCTCTGGTTCACGGGGCTGAGCGGCTCCGGCAAGAGCACCCTCGCCAACGCGGTGAACTCAGCCCTGTTTGAGCAGGGGCTGGCCTGCTACGTGCTCGATGGCGACAACATCCGCCATGGCCTCTGCACCGACCTCGGCTTCTCGGACGCCGATCGGGTGGAGAACATCCGCCGGATCGGCGAGGTGGCCAAGCTCTTCCTCGATGCCGGCGTGGTGGTGCTCACCGCCTTCGTGTCACCGTTCCAGGCCGACCGTGAGCGGGTGCGCGCCCTGGTGCCCGCCGGTGATTTCATCGAAATTCACTGCGCCGCAGACCTCAGCGTCTGCGAGGAGCGCGACACCAAGGGCCTCTACGCCAAGGCCCGCGCCGGGGTGATCAAGGAGTTCACCGGCATCTCCAGCCCCTACGAAGCCCCCGAATCCCCGGAGCTGCGGGTGGACACAGGCCGTGCCGAGCTGGAGGGCTGCGTGGCCCAGGTGCTGAGCTTCCTCGATGCCAACGGCATCATCCCCGCCGCCAGCTGA
- the purE gene encoding 5-(carboxyamino)imidazole ribonucleotide mutase codes for MSDRSSSEPRVAVVMGSDSDLPTMQPAVVVLQRFGVAVEVRVLSAHRTPLEMVAFAQQAAGRGLKVIIAGAGGAAHLPGMVAALTTLPVIGVPVQSRALSGVDSLHSIVQMPAGIPVATVAIGNGTNAGLLAVQILATADGRLAEALLAYRAELHGQVRAKDGRLGQLGSEAYLAQMD; via the coding sequence TTGAGCGACCGTTCCAGCTCCGAACCCCGCGTGGCCGTGGTGATGGGCAGCGATTCCGATCTGCCCACCATGCAGCCGGCGGTGGTGGTGCTGCAGCGCTTTGGCGTGGCGGTCGAGGTGCGGGTGCTCTCCGCCCACCGCACACCGCTGGAGATGGTGGCCTTCGCGCAGCAGGCGGCTGGGCGGGGGCTCAAGGTGATCATCGCCGGCGCCGGCGGTGCGGCCCACCTGCCCGGCATGGTGGCGGCGCTCACCACCCTGCCGGTGATCGGCGTGCCGGTGCAGAGCCGGGCCCTCTCCGGGGTGGATTCGCTGCACTCGATCGTGCAGATGCCCGCCGGGATTCCGGTGGCCACGGTGGCGATCGGCAACGGCACCAACGCCGGCCTGCTGGCGGTGCAGATCCTGGCCACGGCCGATGGGCGGCTGGCGGAGGCCCTGCTGGCCTACCGCGCTGAGCTGCATGGCCAGGTGCGCGCCAAGGATGGGCGCCTCGGCCAGCTGGGCAGCGAGGCCTACCTGGCCCAGATGGACTGA
- a CDS encoding N-acetylglucosamine-6-phosphate deacetylase — protein sequence MRWIRNVRLPQARRCSHGRQQRWRLGLDAHDWIEVLEPIDPGSSVAGDDWQGDWLSPAGVDLQINGGLGLAFPELTPADLPRLLELLELLWRDGVEAICPTLVTCDSAALRQALAVLDRARQQHRDGRCQLLGAHLEGPFLHPARRGAHPRQHLVAPSLEALAARIDGFEDQIDLMTLAPELEGAGAVIAALREAGVVVSLGHSSADEHQAAEAFRAGVGMLTHSFNAMAGLQHRNPGPIAAAVLDGGVALGLIADGVHVAPSMVLLLQRLAPEQLVLVSDALAPYGLGEGRHRWDERVLLVQNGCCRLEDGTLAGVTLPLLNGVRRLVDWGVAAEQAIAAATITPRRVLGDGRDTATMLVGSPLAETLRWNWEEGGTLGWRRCA from the coding sequence ATGCGCTGGATCCGCAACGTCCGCCTGCCCCAGGCCCGCCGCTGCAGCCACGGCCGGCAGCAGCGCTGGCGGCTCGGCCTCGACGCCCACGACTGGATCGAGGTGCTGGAGCCGATCGACCCCGGCAGCAGCGTGGCCGGCGACGACTGGCAGGGCGACTGGCTGAGCCCTGCCGGGGTGGACCTGCAGATCAACGGCGGCCTCGGCCTCGCCTTTCCGGAACTCACGCCCGCCGATCTGCCCCGGCTGCTGGAGCTGCTCGAACTGCTGTGGCGCGATGGGGTGGAGGCAATCTGCCCCACCCTCGTGACCTGCGACAGCGCCGCCCTGCGCCAGGCCCTGGCCGTGCTGGATCGGGCTCGCCAGCAGCATCGCGACGGCCGCTGCCAGCTGCTCGGCGCCCACCTGGAGGGGCCCTTCCTCCACCCGGCTCGCCGGGGCGCCCACCCCCGGCAGCACCTGGTGGCCCCCAGCCTGGAGGCCCTGGCAGCGCGCATCGACGGCTTCGAGGACCAGATCGATCTGATGACCCTGGCTCCCGAACTGGAGGGCGCCGGCGCCGTGATCGCGGCCCTGCGCGAGGCAGGGGTGGTGGTGAGCCTGGGCCACAGCAGCGCCGATGAGCACCAGGCCGCCGAAGCGTTCAGAGCCGGCGTGGGCATGCTGACCCACAGCTTCAATGCCATGGCGGGCCTGCAGCACCGCAACCCGGGCCCGATCGCCGCGGCCGTGCTCGATGGCGGCGTGGCGCTGGGGCTGATCGCCGATGGCGTGCACGTGGCGCCGTCGATGGTGCTGCTGCTGCAGCGCCTGGCTCCCGAGCAGCTGGTGCTGGTGAGCGATGCCCTGGCCCCCTACGGCCTCGGCGAGGGCCGCCACCGCTGGGACGAGCGGGTGCTGCTGGTGCAGAACGGCTGCTGCCGCCTGGAGGACGGCACCCTCGCCGGGGTGACCCTGCCGCTGCTGAACGGGGTGCGGCGGCTGGTGGACTGGGGCGTCGCGGCTGAGCAGGCGATCGCCGCGGCCACGATCACGCCCCGGCGGGTGCTCGGAGATGGCCGCGACACCGCCACCATGCTGGTGGGCTCACCCCTGGCGGAGACCCTGCGCTGGAACTGGGAGGAGGGGGGAACCCTGGGCTGGCGGCGCTGCGCCTGA
- the gghA gene encoding glucosylglycerol hydrolase, whose amino-acid sequence MPQPPSASLQRDASIQLESEPTAALLAWAEAVEAGEGTLFEKARLLATRLGAHVRPDGLVEIGFWTPELSGDVIQPKNIQLEVFTPRQTIDPSLAEQTVRFHRDYLQLEKWGDYHWGVISGLRVGDATTIGSLYWLRYLSPDTNAVTALGDCLGNSFPYGVYAPAEIYDLEGLQARRADRAYYDALIADEPVTIPAPCNILQLHVRTASPNGYLSGLTQLYRKLAAKLRCGEALTPAETNLIGYEAVQLLPTEPTVEVRSGQGGDDDHFSLRPDDEDVLDPEIEGIVAEAGDVRVRLRRPNLENWGYDIVIFGSAATNPALLETLRPDELVAFISELHTFPTGPIRVVYDLVYGHADNQAIDLLNGRFLKGPNMYGQDVNHQNPEVRAILLEMQRRKVNTGADGIRIDGGQDFKYFDPITGRVAYDDPYLLSMGDLVQEIGPARWRPFVIYEDGRPWPAEGWEEVSSYRDLVEQRPDAFQWGPMIFAHNTPALHGFWARKWRRVCEKMQLGSRWVTGCGNHDTLRRGTQVDPGEPINPHLGSTLPEVLANAYDNGAIGALTYGFGPGLPMDFIHCLMRAPWGFFRNTDDRFGVKVVAEEAPGFLDWQLSDALYAADGLFQAIKQLGFAELAQLRQFLALLTGSIAANDYDLEQIALACQVGVPTGDDGTTAVVDVAWLKAFARHFMEDMHAACNIWLHADRVDPVQAGFNLALREFRRSRPWLAENLSNDERLDLLTTPSTTIFYGMRRAPEPEASTVALVAHMGGAAMALGLPELFPEQAGPWRLLLASPGLEPSAAQLAGREPILFQDSQALLLEPG is encoded by the coding sequence ATGCCCCAGCCCCCCTCTGCCAGCCTCCAACGGGACGCCTCCATCCAGCTGGAATCCGAGCCCACCGCCGCGCTGCTGGCCTGGGCCGAGGCGGTGGAGGCCGGTGAGGGCACCCTGTTCGAGAAGGCGCGGCTGCTGGCCACGCGGCTCGGGGCCCACGTGCGCCCCGACGGGCTGGTGGAGATCGGCTTCTGGACGCCGGAACTCTCCGGCGATGTGATCCAGCCGAAGAACATCCAGCTGGAAGTGTTCACCCCCCGCCAGACGATCGATCCCTCCCTGGCCGAGCAGACGGTGCGCTTCCACCGTGACTACCTGCAGCTCGAGAAGTGGGGTGACTACCACTGGGGCGTGATCAGTGGCCTGCGGGTCGGCGATGCCACCACGATCGGTTCGCTCTACTGGCTGCGCTACCTCAGCCCTGACACCAATGCCGTGACCGCCCTGGGGGATTGCCTCGGCAACTCCTTCCCCTACGGCGTCTACGCCCCCGCCGAGATCTATGACCTGGAGGGTCTGCAGGCCCGCCGGGCCGATCGCGCCTACTACGACGCCCTCATCGCCGATGAGCCCGTCACCATTCCGGCCCCCTGCAACATCCTGCAGCTGCATGTGCGCACGGCCTCACCCAATGGCTACCTCTCCGGGCTCACGCAGCTCTACCGCAAGCTGGCCGCGAAACTGCGCTGCGGCGAGGCGCTGACCCCCGCCGAAACCAACCTGATCGGCTACGAGGCGGTGCAGCTGTTGCCCACCGAACCCACGGTGGAGGTGCGCTCCGGCCAAGGCGGTGACGACGACCACTTCAGCCTGCGGCCAGACGATGAGGACGTGCTCGATCCCGAAATCGAGGGGATCGTGGCTGAGGCGGGGGATGTGCGGGTGCGGCTGCGGCGCCCCAACCTGGAGAACTGGGGCTACGACATCGTGATCTTCGGCAGCGCCGCCACCAATCCGGCCCTGCTCGAAACCCTGCGGCCCGATGAGCTGGTGGCCTTCATCAGCGAACTGCACACCTTCCCCACCGGCCCGATCCGAGTGGTGTACGACCTGGTCTATGGCCACGCCGACAACCAGGCCATCGACCTGCTGAACGGCCGCTTTCTCAAGGGGCCGAACATGTATGGCCAGGATGTGAACCACCAGAACCCTGAGGTGCGGGCGATCCTGCTGGAGATGCAGCGCCGCAAGGTCAACACCGGCGCCGACGGTATCCGCATCGACGGCGGCCAGGATTTCAAGTACTTCGACCCGATCACCGGCCGGGTCGCCTACGACGATCCCTACCTGCTGAGCATGGGCGATCTGGTGCAGGAGATCGGCCCGGCGCGCTGGCGGCCCTTTGTGATCTATGAAGACGGCCGGCCCTGGCCGGCTGAGGGCTGGGAAGAGGTGTCCAGCTACCGCGACCTGGTGGAGCAGCGTCCCGACGCCTTTCAGTGGGGCCCCATGATCTTTGCCCACAACACCCCGGCCCTGCATGGCTTCTGGGCCCGCAAGTGGCGGCGGGTCTGCGAAAAGATGCAGCTGGGGTCCCGCTGGGTCACCGGCTGCGGCAACCACGACACCCTGCGGCGCGGCACCCAGGTGGATCCCGGCGAGCCGATCAATCCCCACCTGGGCAGCACGCTGCCGGAGGTGCTGGCCAACGCCTACGACAACGGCGCGATCGGGGCCCTCACCTATGGCTTCGGTCCGGGCCTGCCCATGGATTTCATCCACTGCCTGATGCGGGCGCCCTGGGGCTTCTTTCGCAACACCGACGACCGCTTCGGCGTCAAGGTGGTGGCGGAGGAGGCTCCGGGTTTCCTCGACTGGCAGCTCAGCGACGCGCTGTACGCCGCCGACGGGCTGTTCCAGGCGATCAAGCAGCTGGGCTTCGCTGAGCTGGCGCAGCTGCGCCAGTTTCTGGCCCTGCTGACCGGCTCCATCGCTGCCAACGACTACGACCTCGAGCAGATCGCCCTGGCCTGCCAGGTCGGGGTGCCCACCGGCGACGACGGCACCACGGCGGTGGTGGACGTGGCCTGGCTGAAGGCCTTTGCCCGCCATTTCATGGAAGACATGCATGCCGCCTGCAACATCTGGCTCCATGCCGATCGGGTGGATCCGGTTCAGGCCGGCTTCAACCTGGCCCTGCGCGAGTTCCGCCGTTCCCGGCCCTGGCTGGCCGAGAACCTGAGCAACGACGAGCGGCTGGATCTGCTCACCACGCCCTCCACGACGATCTTCTACGGGATGCGCCGGGCTCCTGAACCTGAAGCCTCCACCGTGGCCCTGGTGGCCCACATGGGCGGTGCGGCGATGGCGCTCGGCCTGCCCGAGCTCTTTCCGGAGCAGGCCGGGCCCTGGCGGTTGCTGCTGGCCTCTCCCGGGCTGGAGCCCAGTGCTGCGCAGCTGGCCGGCCGCGAGCCGATCCTGTTCCAGGACAGTCAGGCGCTGCTGCTGGAGCCCGGCTGA
- the bchM gene encoding magnesium protoporphyrin IX methyltransferase, with amino-acid sequence MPAESTAVEKDEVKGYFETTGFERWNRIYSDSEDVNKVQRNIRLGHQKTVDNVLAWLQEQGDLSGRSFCDAGCGVGSLSLPLAGLGAGSIAASDLSEAMVAEAARRAAAAGLSTSQLQFHASDLESLTGRYDTVICLDVFIHYPQAAAEDMVRHLAAMAEKQLIVSFAPYTPLLALLKGIGQLFPGPSKTTRAYTLREEGIVKAAAEAGFTPVRRNLNQAPFYFSRLIAFERQG; translated from the coding sequence ATGCCTGCTGAGTCCACGGCCGTTGAGAAGGACGAGGTGAAGGGCTACTTCGAAACCACGGGTTTCGAGCGCTGGAACCGGATCTACAGCGACAGCGAGGACGTCAACAAGGTGCAGCGGAACATCCGCCTGGGGCACCAGAAAACAGTGGACAACGTGCTGGCCTGGTTGCAGGAGCAGGGTGATCTCTCCGGCCGCAGCTTCTGCGACGCCGGCTGCGGCGTGGGCAGCCTCAGCCTGCCCCTGGCCGGACTCGGCGCCGGCAGCATCGCCGCCAGTGATCTTTCCGAGGCCATGGTGGCGGAAGCCGCCCGCCGGGCCGCCGCTGCCGGCCTCAGCACCAGCCAGCTGCAGTTCCACGCCTCCGACCTGGAGAGCCTCACGGGGCGCTACGACACCGTGATCTGCCTGGATGTGTTCATCCACTACCCCCAGGCCGCCGCCGAGGACATGGTGCGTCATCTGGCCGCCATGGCCGAGAAACAGCTGATCGTGAGCTTCGCCCCCTACACCCCCCTGCTGGCGCTGCTCAAGGGCATCGGCCAGCTGTTCCCCGGGCCCAGCAAGACCACCAGGGCTTACACCCTGCGGGAGGAGGGCATTGTGAAGGCCGCCGCTGAAGCCGGCTTCACCCCCGTGCGCCGCAACCTCAACCAGGCCCCCTTCTATTTTTCGCGGCTGATCGCCTTCGAGAGGCAAGGCTGA
- a CDS encoding VOC family protein, translated as MTPNPITWFELNVADMERAKAFYTAVFQVGFEDFSTPGMAYWCFPMQDDQVGAGGALMQMEGCEPGKGGTMVYFTCQDCAVEEGRVVPAGGTVLRPKMAIGAFGFISVVIDTEGNPIGLHSLA; from the coding sequence ATGACTCCTAACCCCATCACCTGGTTTGAGCTCAATGTTGCCGACATGGAGCGCGCCAAGGCCTTCTACACGGCTGTGTTCCAGGTGGGCTTTGAAGACTTCTCCACGCCGGGGATGGCCTACTGGTGCTTCCCGATGCAGGACGACCAGGTGGGAGCAGGCGGAGCGTTGATGCAGATGGAGGGTTGCGAGCCCGGCAAGGGCGGCACCATGGTGTACTTCACCTGTCAGGACTGCGCTGTTGAGGAGGGCCGCGTTGTGCCAGCTGGAGGCACGGTGTTGCGTCCCAAGATGGCGATCGGAGCGTTCGGTTTCATCTCGGTGGTGATCGACACCGAAGGCAATCCGATCGGGCTGCATTCCCTGGCCTGA